A region of the Flintibacter sp. KGMB00164 genome:
TGGATACCAGTCTGAATTCCTCCAGAGGTGGATCTTCTTCCGGCAGCTCCGGAAATTCTGGTTCTTCCGGAAACTCCGGTTCCTCTGGAAACAGCGGATCTTCCGGTGGTTCCAACAGTGGTGAAAATAGCTCCCAGGGTGGTTCCGGCAGCGGTGGAGAAAGCTCTCAGGGCGGTTCCAGCAGTGGCGGAGACAGCTCCCAGGGTAGCTCCGGCAGTGGTGGAGATAGCTCCCAGGGTGGATCCGGCAGCGGCGGAGATGCCTCTCAGGGTGGTTCCGGCAATGGTGGGGACAGCTCCCAGGGCGGCTCCAGCAGCGGCGGAGACAGCTCTCAGGGCGGTTCCGGCAATGGCGGGGACAGTTCCCAGGGGGGCGGGGAAAATAGTACTCCGGACCCTGTTCAGCCTGAAGTACCCCAGACCGATCCCGCCGGTGGAGATCTGGCGGCGTAATAAATATCAAGAAAAGGAGAATTGCCTGTGACTTCTTATGAGAGCGCCATTTTATTGGCCAAAACTTTGGACAGCAAGAAGGGTGAAGAGATTAAGGTTCTGAAAACAGAGGGCCTGACTACTCTGGCAGATTACTTTGTGATCTGCACTGCTACCTCCAACACCCAGGTAAAGGCCATGTCGGACGCCTGTGAAGAGGCCATGGAGGCCCACGGCGAGCGTGCCCATCACATTGAGGGACACCGGGGCGGCACCTGGCTGCTGATGGATTTTTCTGCGGTAGTGGTCCATGTCTTTACCGATGAGGCCCGCAAGTTCTATGATCTGGAGCGTCTGTGGGGCGATGCGGAAGAGATCGATCTGGAGCAGGCTCTGAAGCAGGAGTAAGGCTAAGAAAAAATAAAAACAACGCACAGGCTTCCGTAAGGATGTCCTGTGCGTTGTTTTTTGAAAAGAAAATAGAAGATAAAACAAAACGAAGGACATTAACATGTCCTTCGTTTTGGTACGGCTGAAGGGATTCGAACCCCCGACCTTTTGGTTCGTAGTTCAAAAACAGGCGTTTTCTATCGTTTTATAAATTCCTGCAAAGTGTTGGGGCGCAATGGTTTTTACGGTTTCCCCGTTTCGTATCGTTTTATAAAATAGTTGAACTTTTCATAGTGGAGTTGAATTTTTGTTGAACTTAAAACACCCCCGATCCGGTGAAGGGTCGGGGGTGTTGCTTTACCTGTGGGAGGTCAATTACTCCACATTGAAGAACCGCCGCAAAACGTCCTTTGCGTTCCGCTTGTCGATCCAGCGGGAATAATAGCGGATGATCTCATCCAGGCTGTTTGCGGTCTGCCGCTCTGCTTCGCCGCCGATGTAGTTAATGCCTACCATCTCGATCCCGTGCTCCTTCGCATAGCGCAGGGCAAGCTGGGTCATGGTGCGGTTGCCGCTGTTCCGCTCCAGAATGGCCTGGATGTCCCGGGGCAAAAGCGGGATACCCGTCTGAAACAGCTTGATATCGTCGGTGAGTTCTGCCGGGTTCAGGTTGTCCAGCTTCTCCGCATCGGCCCGGTACTTTTCCACAAGGGACTTTGCGGCCTGGATAGCTTTTTCGGAGTCCGCCTTGATCTGCTGGTTCAAGGCATCCCGTTTGGGATGGAACTCCTTCTGGACGGTCTGGGGGCTGTATCTGCCAGACTTGATTTTTTCCTCCAGACTATCCCGCTCGGCAAGGTTTTTTTCGATTTCTGCGGTGCTAGCCTCCAGGGCCTTGTAAACGGTCTGCATGATATTGGTGTCCATGTATGATCCTTTCCGGGCATTGTGCCCATAAAATTTTAGATGTATGCCAGAATGGCGGCAATGGCGCAAAACAGGCCAGCAGCAGCGCAACAGGCGGCGCATACCTTGAAGTAACGGCTACGGCGATTTGCGGCCCGCGCCGTGTCCAGCAGCAGGCGGCAAGCGGGGCAGGTGTCGCAGTCGGTGGCCGGGTTGCAGTGGCGGCTGCATGTGGCGCAGTGAGATTTAGTTTCCATGTTCTTTGGTTTGCTCCTTTCGGTCAAATATCTTCCACGGTAGTGTGTTCGGCGATCCGCTCCAGGTCTGCCGGGTCAGTGTTCAGGATAGCTTTATAAAGCTCGTCAAAGGCGGTGCTGCCGTCCACAGTGCGGACAAACCGCGCCCCAGTCTGCATGGCCTCAAAAAGCGTTGTGGTGTACTCTGTACCGCCTCTGGTACAGACTATGGAATATTGCGGGCGCACCGCTTCCAGGGCCTCCAGACGGGCAAGCAGGCTTTTCTGCATAAAGAACTCCTTTCTCAGCTATGGGAGCGGGAGATTTGTTCCAGGGCTTCCAGCCGCTCTGCAAAGTCCAAAACTTCGGTGAACCTTGCCGCCTGCTCCAGAATGGCCCGCGCCGCTGTTACCCGTACCTGAGCATTTTCATTTTGATTTTCTGCAATCTCCAGTAAAACGGCTGCGGCGTTTCCGGTGCTGTGCTGGAGGTATCTTGCCGCACCGCTCAGTGCTTCCGACTGCGCCGCTTTTAGCTGCCGGATGAACTCCGGACGCTGCCGCCGGGTGTGCATCTGCCGGACGGATAGCCCACACTGTTCTGCAGCAGCTGCCAGCGTGGGACAGGTGAGCATAGCCGCAATCACGGCGCTGTCCGGTATGGTCTTTCGCTTCATGTTTCGCCCCCTTTCATCGGCGGTTTTGGGCATGGGTTACGATTGATAAAACCCGGAATCCCTTGTCCCACAAGGGTTTGCGGGTTGGGTTACGGTGGGTTACAGTTACTGCCCTAAAATCCCTATAGAGATTTCATTTTTCCTGATTTTTTTAAACAATAGGAAAATAGCGTAACCGTAACCCAGTACCGTAACCCAGGCGTCATGCGATCCCGTAAATTGGGGCAAGAGCTAGTTTCAGCCCTACCCATGTTTTGCGGTTTTTCGGTGCAATCTTTTGGAAACCTGCCGCCTCCATAGCGGCATTGAAGTCAGGCAACCGCCGCACATAATCGCCGCTGCGCTCCGCCCATGCCCGGTAGGCCTGGTACAGTTCAGAGGAGCTGATTCGGGCTGCTGCATCGACAGTGCAGCACTCCGAAAGGAAGTTGCCCACCCAGTCCTCTTGTCCGCGATATGCTGCGGTGACTTCCTTCACCACATCCGGGGTCTGGAGCTGGTAGCCGTTGCAGGCGAAGTTCACGGCCCCCTCGATGGCCCAGGACAGAATAGACGGCCCGGCCTCTTGCACCAGAATGTCACCATAGTTTGACCGGCTCCCCTGTGTGGGGATGGTGGCCCGGAAGGGTACCACAATCAGCCGCCGCCAGGTGCCGGGGTCAGTGCTGCCCACACGGGGCAGATGGTTGGTGAACAGGCACAGGGTATGGGAGGGGGTGAAGCTTTCCGGCATCCGGTATTTTTCCTCTGCGGTGATCCGGTCGGTGGAGCATACCTTTTTCACGGTAGCAACGGATAGCCGCCGCCCTTCCTCCAGCTCTCCAGCAATCACAAGGCGCTTGCCTCGCAGAGTTGCCAGGGCTGCGCCTCTGTTCTGCTTGTCGGTGGTGAATACGTCAATATCCAGGCTCCCGGCGTAGTCGCCCAGGACGGCGGCAAGGGCATTAAAAAATGTGCTTTTGCCATTCCGTCCCGCTCCATAGGCCAGAATCAGTCCTTCATGGTAGACCTTCCCGTGGAGGGCCATACCTGCCACAAGCTGGAGGAATCCCCGCAAGCTGCCGTCCCCCTGAGTGATGGTGTCCAGGAAGTCCGTCCACATCTGCGCTCCCTGCTCTCCGGGGGAGGCGGCGGTGATCTGGCTGCATCGCGCTGCCCGGTTGTGGGGCCGTAGCGCTCCGGTGGTCAGGTCAACGATCCCGGCGGGGGTGTTCAGGTCTGCCGGGTTTGCGTCCAGGGTATCAGCCTTGACCACAAAAGCGGGCTTTGCCAGCTCCAGCATACTTTTCAGCCGTCCGGCGCTACGGGTCTGTTTGGCGTGCTGCAGGTATGCCTTTGCAGCAGCGGCCCGGCTTGCGGCCTGCTCTGTGTCCTCGGCTTTACCACCGCCCTCTGCCTCGGCTGCCTTTGCTTCCGCTAGGGCCACAAGTGCGTCCCTGTTCTCTGCCAGGGCATTGGCCAGCATTTCCCCAGATAGCTCCGTTGCCAGAGTGAGGGCGCGGTGGTCGCTGCGTTCCCAGTGTGTCCCGCTCCACGCCAGCCAGCCCAGGGCATCAGAGAATAACAGGTCATTCCGGTATCTCTGGATAAACACCTCCGCGTTGCCAGCGTCAGAATAGTCCGGCGGCCTTACACTGCCCGGCGGGTTTCCTTCGTGTTCTGTTCGTGTTCCATTCGTGTTTTGTTCGTGTTTAGTGGGCGCTGAATAAGTACGGGCGCAGGTGCGGATAGCCTCCGCAATGGTCAAGGCTCCGTAAGTGCTGCCGCTCTGCTGACGATCCCATTTTTCCCGCATCAGGCCGGATGATCTGAAAAGCCGATCCATCTGCCCGGCGTTACATCCCGTCCAAAAGGCCAGCATATTACAAAGGGCCATGTCCGCCTCGCTGTGGCTGCCGTAGGCGGAAGTGTCCCCGTTCCATAGAGCGGCAAAGGCGGCCCCGTTACGGGCATTGTGGGCCTTTACAATGACCTCAGTATCCGACAGGACAAGTGGTGCCTGGGGCGTTCTGACAGACTCTGGAGCGGATTTCCTGGGGCGTTCCATGTACCGCTTCAGGAGGCTTTGAAGCTGCGTTCCCCGCTCCTCTATGGGCCGAATACCACCCCACGGGGCGGAGTTGCCGGTAACGGTCAGAAATTTGGAAGTAGCACCGGAAACATAGATTTCCAGGCCCTGCTTTGCGTTCATAAGGTAATAGCGGCCCTTGTCGTAGTCAAAGCCAGAGGCCCGGAAGAAGATCCGTACCCCCTGCCCGCTGGGGCTGGTTTCGGTGTAGCTCGCCATTGTGGAAATGATGTCCAGGGCCAGAGGGGAAGGGGTGCCGTCCTCTGATAGGCAGTGGTCAATATCAACGGCACAAAGACCGTCAAACACGCCCACGCCCAGGCCGTCAAAACCGCCGCGCCATAATGCCGCCACGGCCTCCCGGAAGGTGCCAAAGGTGCCAGGGTCATTGGATTTGGCCCGCTCCCTGGTGCGGGGGTTGTACGGTACTTTGGTGGGCTTGTCCCGGCCTTCCCGCTGTTCATATCTCCACACGCACCAGCGCCCGGTGTCTTTCGGCTCCTGGGGCAATCCATCGGGGTAAAACTTAGTCAATCAATCGCCCCCTCAGCCGTACAGTATTGGCAACGCGGGCAATTTCATAAGCCCGGTGGAGCATGGAGCGGACAAAGTTGTCCACATCGGCTTGGCTACTGGGTAAAAAATAGCCGTTTTGGTTGTCGGCCAGAATGGGGGCACCCCGCAAGCGTTCCGCCTGGATTTGCTGACGGACTTGGCGGGCAGGTTCCCCCGTAAGTTTTACAAGGTGCTGGAGCGGGATGGCGTTCACTGCACCGCGGGATAACAGCCGCTCAACTTTTCCCGGTTGTCTGTCAGTTACCGGTGTGGTATCCTGATAGTTGGAAGTGGAGGCCCTGCTATAAGTCCCCGTTTCCGTCTGCCGTCCCGGTGTGCCAGCACCGTGGGCGGCTTTTTTTCTTTTAGGCATTCGCTGCGTTCACCTCCATGCTGTCACGATTGAGCTTTTCGACCAGCAGGGGATAGTTGACCTTAAACCGCGTGCCCGAATAAATTCCGGGGAGTTCACCACGTTTTGCCATAAGGCGGAGGTGGTGCTCGGACAGAATCCCAGTTGCGGCGGTTTCCCTGATGGTCATAAACCTGGGTGTGCTCTGCTGTACCATTTTATTAGT
Encoded here:
- the rsfS gene encoding ribosome silencing factor — its product is MTSYESAILLAKTLDSKKGEEIKVLKTEGLTTLADYFVICTATSNTQVKAMSDACEEAMEAHGERAHHIEGHRGGTWLLMDFSAVVVHVFTDEARKFYDLERLWGDAEEIDLEQALKQE
- a CDS encoding phage/plasmid primase, P4 family, producing the protein MTKFYPDGLPQEPKDTGRWCVWRYEQREGRDKPTKVPYNPRTRERAKSNDPGTFGTFREAVAALWRGGFDGLGVGVFDGLCAVDIDHCLSEDGTPSPLALDIISTMASYTETSPSGQGVRIFFRASGFDYDKGRYYLMNAKQGLEIYVSGATSKFLTVTGNSAPWGGIRPIEERGTQLQSLLKRYMERPRKSAPESVRTPQAPLVLSDTEVIVKAHNARNGAAFAALWNGDTSAYGSHSEADMALCNMLAFWTGCNAGQMDRLFRSSGLMREKWDRQQSGSTYGALTIAEAIRTCARTYSAPTKHEQNTNGTRTEHEGNPPGSVRPPDYSDAGNAEVFIQRYRNDLLFSDALGWLAWSGTHWERSDHRALTLATELSGEMLANALAENRDALVALAEAKAAEAEGGGKAEDTEQAASRAAAAKAYLQHAKQTRSAGRLKSMLELAKPAFVVKADTLDANPADLNTPAGIVDLTTGALRPHNRAARCSQITAASPGEQGAQMWTDFLDTITQGDGSLRGFLQLVAGMALHGKVYHEGLILAYGAGRNGKSTFFNALAAVLGDYAGSLDIDVFTTDKQNRGAALATLRGKRLVIAGELEEGRRLSVATVKKVCSTDRITAEEKYRMPESFTPSHTLCLFTNHLPRVGSTDPGTWRRLIVVPFRATIPTQGSRSNYGDILVQEAGPSILSWAIEGAVNFACNGYQLQTPDVVKEVTAAYRGQEDWVGNFLSECCTVDAAARISSSELYQAYRAWAERSGDYVRRLPDFNAAMEAAGFQKIAPKNRKTWVGLKLALAPIYGIA